The Arthrobacter sp. NicSoilC5 genome has a window encoding:
- a CDS encoding alkaline phosphatase D family protein — MTESSQAGVSRRTIVKSSVLAAALASVPAANATAATQSPAGVALVRNRLTLPSGIATGDVTSDSAVLWSRASGAGRMTAVLRAVDDAGQVLRGRGAFERVLRGPRATQASDFTAKIHAGNLPSNTRFALEISFEDDGGAASETVNGSFRTAPDAGTVNGKGRTGGTSNGGEVPASSAQSFVWTGDTAGQGWGINEEIGGMRGYRAMHQTRPDFFIHSGDTIYADGPIAETVVEKDGQVWRNLVTEEVSKVAETLTEFRGRHRYNSMDANMRALFADVPVIAQWDDHETHNNWYPGQILDDSRYTVRDVNTLAARGRQAWQENMPIADSSALWRPGTFDDAGTYQPARIYRKISRGPQLDIFCLDMRTYKSPNTDGKEPYATAILGQEQVDWLVSEVSKSKATWKVIANDLPLGVVVPDGPVNQESLSNRDAGTPLGRELEIAGVLSAFKRNGVKNTVWLTADVHYCAAHHYSPERAAFTDFDPFWEFVAGPIAAGSFGPNSMDGTFGPEVVFSKTGRFAGESPRDGENQFFGHVQLGEDNSFTVSLRNANGGTVFSKVLTPER; from the coding sequence ATGACTGAGTCTTCCCAGGCAGGGGTTTCCCGCCGCACCATCGTCAAGAGTTCCGTCCTCGCCGCCGCGCTGGCCTCCGTTCCCGCAGCCAACGCAACGGCCGCCACCCAGTCTCCCGCCGGCGTCGCGCTGGTCCGCAACCGGCTCACCCTGCCCAGCGGCATCGCCACCGGCGACGTCACCTCCGATTCCGCCGTCCTCTGGTCCCGTGCCTCGGGCGCCGGGCGGATGACGGCGGTCCTGCGGGCAGTGGACGACGCCGGCCAGGTCCTGCGCGGGCGCGGCGCCTTTGAGCGGGTCCTCCGCGGGCCCCGCGCCACCCAGGCGTCCGACTTCACCGCCAAGATCCACGCCGGGAACCTGCCGTCCAACACCCGCTTCGCGCTGGAGATCAGCTTCGAGGACGACGGCGGCGCGGCGAGCGAGACGGTCAACGGCAGCTTCCGCACGGCGCCGGACGCCGGGACGGTCAACGGCAAGGGCCGCACCGGCGGGACGAGCAACGGAGGCGAGGTCCCGGCGTCGTCAGCGCAAAGCTTTGTGTGGACGGGTGACACGGCCGGGCAGGGATGGGGCATCAACGAGGAGATCGGCGGCATGCGCGGCTACCGTGCCATGCACCAGACCCGCCCGGACTTCTTCATCCACTCCGGCGACACCATCTACGCCGACGGCCCCATCGCCGAAACCGTGGTGGAAAAGGATGGGCAGGTGTGGCGGAACCTGGTGACGGAAGAGGTGTCCAAGGTTGCCGAGACGCTCACCGAGTTCCGCGGCCGGCACCGCTACAACTCCATGGACGCCAACATGCGCGCCCTGTTCGCGGACGTGCCGGTGATCGCCCAGTGGGATGACCACGAGACGCACAACAACTGGTACCCCGGCCAGATCCTGGACGACTCCCGCTACACGGTGCGGGACGTCAACACCCTCGCCGCCCGCGGACGACAGGCCTGGCAGGAGAACATGCCCATCGCGGACAGTTCGGCCCTTTGGCGTCCGGGAACATTTGACGACGCCGGCACGTACCAGCCGGCCCGCATCTACCGGAAGATCTCCCGCGGTCCGCAGCTGGACATCTTCTGCCTGGACATGCGCACCTACAAGTCTCCCAACACCGACGGCAAGGAACCGTACGCCACCGCCATCCTGGGCCAGGAGCAGGTGGACTGGCTGGTCAGCGAGGTCTCCAAGTCCAAGGCCACCTGGAAGGTGATCGCCAACGACCTCCCGCTGGGAGTGGTGGTCCCGGACGGCCCGGTGAACCAGGAGAGCCTGTCCAACCGCGACGCCGGAACCCCGCTGGGCCGTGAGCTGGAGATCGCCGGGGTGCTGAGTGCCTTCAAGCGGAACGGCGTGAAGAACACGGTGTGGCTTACCGCGGACGTGCACTACTGCGCCGCCCACCACTACTCCCCCGAGCGGGCCGCCTTCACCGACTTCGACCCGTTCTGGGAGTTCGTGGCCGGTCCCATCGCGGCGGGATCGTTCGGCCCCAACTCCATGGACGGCACGTTTGGCCCCGAGGTGGTGTTCTCCAAGACCGGGCGCTTTGCCGGCGAGTCCCCGCGCGACGGCGAGAACCAGTTCTTCGGGCACGTCCAGCTCGGTGAGGACAACAGCTTCACCGTGAGCCTCCGGAACGCCAACGGCGGCACCGTGTTCTCCAAGGTCCTGACGCCCGAGCGGTAA
- a CDS encoding ABC transporter ATP-binding protein produces MTAPSTRRLPEPRVAPSVAATTNSHLQITDVTKNFGSQAVLRGVNLSVAKGGTTAIVGPSGSGKTTLLRLIAGFEHPDTGTISLNGTTVAGDGAWLPAHKRQIGYVAQDGALFPHLTVGQNVAFGLNAAKREGGRRAVNARVAELLEMVSLDASMAKRRPHQLSGGQQQRVALARALAREPELMLLDEPFSALDAGLRVATRRAVAKVLAEAGVTTILVTHDQAEALSFADQVAVMRGGKLAQIGNPFVVYTRPADRATAEFLGDAVILDAWLEGTLATCSLGAIPVRRPPAQGRVQLMLRPEQIRIAEDGPIRGVVVDTDYFGPETTVRLKLNVPKEVAEHADHRYPGGGEVITIRHWNASIARPGMELCLRVVGEAVAFPTDE; encoded by the coding sequence GTGACAGCACCATCAACCCGCAGGCTGCCCGAGCCTCGGGTGGCACCCTCGGTGGCCGCAACCACCAACAGCCATCTGCAGATTACGGACGTCACCAAGAACTTCGGATCACAGGCGGTCCTGAGGGGCGTCAACCTGTCAGTGGCCAAGGGCGGAACCACCGCCATCGTTGGCCCCTCCGGTTCGGGCAAGACCACCCTCCTGCGCCTGATCGCCGGGTTCGAGCACCCGGACACCGGGACCATCTCGCTCAACGGCACCACCGTGGCCGGTGACGGCGCGTGGCTTCCGGCGCACAAGCGGCAGATCGGGTACGTGGCCCAGGACGGCGCCCTGTTCCCGCACCTGACCGTGGGCCAGAACGTGGCCTTCGGCCTCAATGCGGCCAAGCGCGAGGGCGGCCGCCGCGCGGTCAACGCCCGCGTGGCGGAGCTGCTGGAGATGGTGTCGCTGGATGCTTCCATGGCCAAGCGGCGGCCGCACCAACTCTCCGGCGGCCAGCAGCAGCGGGTTGCCCTGGCCCGGGCCCTGGCCCGCGAACCGGAGCTGATGCTCCTGGACGAGCCGTTCTCCGCCCTGGACGCGGGCCTGCGCGTCGCCACCCGCCGCGCCGTGGCCAAGGTCCTGGCCGAGGCCGGCGTCACCACCATCCTGGTAACCCACGACCAGGCCGAGGCCCTCTCCTTTGCGGACCAGGTGGCCGTGATGCGCGGCGGCAAACTGGCCCAGATCGGCAACCCCTTTGTGGTCTACACCCGCCCCGCGGACCGGGCCACCGCGGAGTTCCTGGGCGACGCCGTCATCCTGGACGCATGGCTGGAAGGGACGCTGGCCACCTGCTCGCTGGGCGCGATTCCCGTGCGCCGGCCCCCGGCACAGGGACGCGTGCAGCTGATGCTGCGGCCCGAACAGATCCGCATTGCCGAGGACGGCCCCATCCGCGGAGTGGTGGTGGACACCGACTACTTCGGCCCTGAGACCACCGTGCGGCTGAAGCTGAACGTGCCCAAGGAAGTGGCGGAGCACGCCGACCACCGCTACCCGGGCGGCGGCGAAGTGATCACCATCAGGCACTGGAACGCCTCGATCGCCCGTCCGGGCATGGAGCTGTGCCTGCGGGTCGTGGGCGAAGCCGTTGCGTTCCCCACGGACGAGTAG
- a CDS encoding PAS and ANTAR domain-containing protein, whose product MTELSDLYTYSSALGDSESDAGTFRVDIEPAGPTFHWSDGMYRLHGYHRGEVVPTMELLFAHKHPDDRERCEEIVAQVSTTGGFFCMYHRLVDAQGRTRRVLTSGEAVLGPDGSVVALEGVMVDLSRTLQRETEQTAREAVAGATATRTVIDQARGILMGQLKLGSDDAFQMLVSTSSHRNVKLVVVAAELVQLANSPEARTYLDRAVRAIQLHGRPVHTGGRRAG is encoded by the coding sequence GTGACGGAGCTCAGCGACCTGTACACGTATTCGAGTGCCCTCGGGGACAGCGAAAGTGACGCCGGCACCTTCAGGGTGGACATCGAACCGGCGGGGCCGACCTTCCACTGGTCGGACGGGATGTACCGGCTGCACGGTTACCACCGCGGCGAGGTGGTGCCCACCATGGAACTGCTCTTCGCGCATAAACACCCGGATGACCGTGAGCGGTGCGAGGAAATCGTGGCGCAGGTTTCCACCACCGGCGGGTTCTTCTGCATGTACCACCGGCTCGTCGATGCCCAGGGCAGGACCCGGCGCGTGCTGACCTCCGGAGAGGCAGTCCTCGGCCCGGACGGGTCGGTGGTGGCGCTCGAAGGCGTGATGGTGGACCTCAGCCGGACGCTGCAGCGCGAAACTGAACAAACAGCACGGGAGGCAGTAGCGGGTGCCACGGCCACCCGTACGGTGATCGACCAGGCCCGGGGAATCCTCATGGGCCAGCTGAAGCTTGGCTCCGATGACGCGTTCCAGATGCTGGTGAGCACCAGCAGCCACCGCAACGTCAAGCTCGTGGTGGTGGCGGCGGAGCTGGTACAACTTGCCAATTCCCCTGAGGCGCGCACCTACCTGGACCGGGCCGTGCGGGCCATCCAGCTGCACGGCCGGCCGGTCCACACCGGGGGGCGCCGCGCGGGTTAG
- the nhaA gene encoding Na+/H+ antiporter NhaA, translating to MNSTPPTPRRNTFFGSTVFSRGSYAEALRIGEILRKETVGGALLVAAAVIALIWANSPASDSYFSLRDFKVGYAPWHLELSLGAWAADGLLAIFFFLVGLELKREFVGGDLRQLSKSIVPVAAAVGGVAVPAVIYAVVNLSSPETLRGWAIPTATDIAFAVAVLAIIGSHLPSALRIFLLTLAVVDDLIAITIIAFFYSSDIQAVPLLLALIPLAIYAFLAQKYRRFFGRHAAAAWLILLPLGAVTWALVHASGIHATVAGVLLGFAVPVIRSQASGGPEAGPGLAEIFEHRFRPISAGVAVPIFAFFSAGVAVGGWEGLGSALSDPVALGIILGLVLGKPIGIMGTTWVLTKATRASLDSSFKWIDVFGVALLAGIGFTVSLLVAELSFGHGSLHDDHAKVGILAASLVAALLATVVLRTRNRQYRLAEELEQVDSDHDGVPDVYQERT from the coding sequence ATGAACTCCACCCCGCCCACCCCACGCCGGAACACGTTCTTTGGCTCCACCGTCTTTTCGCGCGGCAGCTACGCCGAAGCGCTGCGGATCGGTGAGATCCTCCGCAAGGAGACGGTGGGCGGCGCCCTCCTGGTGGCTGCTGCGGTCATCGCGCTCATCTGGGCCAACTCCCCGGCGTCGGACAGCTACTTCTCCCTCCGGGACTTCAAGGTGGGCTACGCACCGTGGCACCTTGAATTGAGCCTGGGGGCGTGGGCAGCGGACGGGCTGCTGGCCATCTTCTTCTTCCTGGTGGGGCTGGAGCTCAAGCGCGAATTCGTGGGCGGCGACCTGCGGCAGCTGAGCAAATCGATTGTGCCGGTGGCGGCCGCCGTGGGAGGCGTGGCGGTCCCGGCGGTCATTTACGCCGTCGTCAATCTTTCAAGTCCGGAAACGCTCCGCGGCTGGGCCATTCCCACGGCAACGGACATTGCGTTTGCCGTCGCGGTCCTGGCCATCATCGGCTCGCACCTGCCCAGCGCCCTGCGGATCTTCCTGCTGACCCTGGCCGTGGTGGATGACCTCATTGCCATCACCATCATCGCGTTCTTCTACTCCAGCGATATCCAGGCCGTGCCGCTGCTCCTGGCGCTCATCCCGCTGGCCATCTACGCTTTCCTGGCCCAGAAATACCGCCGGTTCTTCGGCCGCCACGCAGCCGCTGCCTGGCTGATCCTGCTGCCGCTGGGTGCCGTGACCTGGGCCCTGGTGCACGCGTCGGGCATCCACGCCACCGTGGCCGGCGTACTCCTGGGCTTCGCCGTTCCCGTGATCCGGTCGCAGGCCTCCGGCGGCCCCGAAGCCGGCCCCGGGCTTGCAGAGATTTTCGAGCACCGGTTCCGGCCCATCTCCGCCGGCGTGGCCGTCCCCATCTTCGCCTTCTTTTCCGCAGGCGTGGCCGTTGGCGGCTGGGAGGGCCTGGGGTCGGCCCTGTCCGATCCCGTGGCGCTGGGCATCATCCTGGGCCTGGTCCTGGGCAAGCCGATCGGGATCATGGGCACCACCTGGGTCCTGACCAAAGCCACCAGGGCAAGCCTGGACAGCTCCTTCAAGTGGATCGACGTGTTCGGCGTTGCGTTGCTGGCAGGGATCGGATTCACCGTCTCCCTGCTGGTGGCAGAGCTCAGCTTCGGCCACGGCAGCCTCCACGACGACCATGCCAAGGTGGGAATCCTGGCCGCGTCGCTGGTTGCTGCGCTGCTGGCAACGGTTGTCCTGCGCACCCGCAACCGCCAGTACCGGCTCGCTGAAGAGCTGGAGCAGGTGGATTCCGACCACGACGGCGTCCCGGACGTCTACCAGGAGCGCACCTGA
- a CDS encoding low molecular weight phosphatase family protein codes for MDTSAPVRILTVCTGNICRSPVAERLLQAGLDQVVPGGFQVASAGTRALVGEPMQPISADIVRTFGGDPEGFAARQLTPKILRGVDLVLTMTSGHRGEVLQLDASLLKRTFTIREFARMLDVLDQRAAGADSQPAAVVSSRDASSRDPSSGDAGSRTHGSDAEGGLAANAALWRGLPARAAGVRHLSLPADASDNDIVDPYRRAPEVYREMEDQLAPAIVSILRHARLNFPAGGQ; via the coding sequence TTGGACACTTCCGCGCCAGTACGAATCCTGACTGTCTGTACCGGGAACATCTGCCGGTCACCCGTGGCCGAGAGGCTGCTGCAGGCGGGGCTGGACCAGGTGGTGCCGGGTGGTTTCCAGGTGGCCAGTGCCGGGACCCGGGCTCTGGTAGGCGAGCCCATGCAGCCCATTTCGGCGGACATTGTGCGGACCTTTGGCGGCGACCCTGAAGGGTTCGCAGCGCGGCAGCTCACACCGAAGATCCTGCGCGGCGTGGACCTGGTGCTCACCATGACCTCAGGGCACCGCGGAGAAGTCCTCCAGCTGGATGCCTCCCTGCTCAAGCGGACGTTCACCATCCGCGAGTTCGCCCGGATGCTCGACGTCCTCGACCAGCGGGCGGCCGGTGCGGACAGCCAGCCCGCCGCCGTCGTATCCTCCCGGGACGCGTCTTCCCGGGACCCGTCTTCCGGGGACGCCGGGTCCCGCACGCACGGGTCCGACGCCGAGGGTGGGCTCGCTGCCAACGCGGCCCTGTGGCGGGGGCTGCCTGCGCGGGCCGCCGGGGTACGTCATCTCTCGCTCCCGGCGGACGCATCGGATAACGACATCGTGGACCCGTACCGCCGTGCACCGGAGGTCTACCGGGAGATGGAAGACCAGCTGGCCCCCGCGATCGTCTCCATCCTGCGGCACGCGCGCCTCAACTTCCCGGCCGGCGGGCAATAA
- a CDS encoding DUF305 domain-containing protein — translation MKTTFKTLSIAAALAASLGLAGCAANAGSGSSMPMDHGSSGAMSSSMPSAGADHNQADIMFAQMMIPHHSQAVEMSDIILAKSDVPAEVTALATKIKGAQAPEIEQMTGWLSGWGAPTAMSDHSGHGMSGMVDDAGIDKLKSATGTEAAKLFLEQMIGHHEGAIDMAQQEIGAGKSPDAVKLGHDIVDAQQAEITQMKQLLATL, via the coding sequence ATGAAGACCACTTTCAAGACCCTTTCCATTGCTGCTGCCCTGGCAGCTTCTCTCGGCCTCGCCGGGTGCGCCGCCAACGCCGGCTCCGGCAGCAGCATGCCCATGGACCACGGCAGCTCCGGCGCCATGTCCAGCAGCATGCCCAGCGCCGGCGCCGACCATAACCAGGCGGACATCATGTTTGCCCAGATGATGATCCCCCACCACTCGCAGGCGGTGGAGATGAGCGACATCATCCTGGCCAAGTCGGATGTGCCGGCGGAGGTGACCGCGCTTGCCACCAAGATCAAGGGGGCGCAGGCACCGGAGATCGAGCAGATGACCGGCTGGCTGTCGGGCTGGGGCGCGCCCACCGCCATGAGTGACCATTCCGGCCACGGCATGTCCGGGATGGTCGACGACGCCGGCATCGACAAGCTCAAGTCCGCCACCGGGACCGAGGCCGCGAAGCTGTTCCTGGAGCAGATGATCGGCCACCACGAGGGCGCCATCGACATGGCACAGCAGGAGATCGGCGCCGGCAAGTCTCCCGACGCGGTGAAGCTGGGCCACGACATCGTGGATGCCCAGCAGGCGGAGATCACGCAGATGAAGCAGCTGCTGGCCACGCTGTAG
- a CDS encoding LCP family protein codes for MSIPGGSDPSGPGAGNPGPRQPGPAGSHRPAWIVTLGRRRWIAALLALVLVVAAGIAVFSLNRAGQEAQPAATQTQSPSPTPTPTPTPTPSETPPPAPAPPPPPAPIPDLPAAPMNILVIGSDTRDVPAREAAAHTAATGEPQDQRADTLMVVHVPADRRSLYLISINRDNWVDIPGFGSAKINAALQYGGIDMQTATVQQLLGITIDHTLMLDFGGFKILVDGLGGIDVNVPIPFQSTIDTEHVFSAGVNHLDGQAALEFSRERHAFTDGDLQRVRDQQIMLRAILGRLTAGGALNDVNAVRSLVDFASCCLTVDRGFDPLQAAMLAYSLRNLDVNAIGTMTLPTLGSGFVAGQSVLFPDYGGIAAVGAALREGRIADFAKP; via the coding sequence ATGAGCATCCCAGGCGGTTCTGATCCATCCGGGCCCGGCGCCGGAAACCCCGGCCCCCGGCAACCGGGCCCAGCCGGTTCCCACCGTCCTGCCTGGATCGTTACCCTGGGCCGGCGCCGCTGGATCGCAGCCCTGCTGGCGCTGGTGCTGGTGGTGGCCGCCGGCATCGCGGTCTTCAGCCTGAACCGGGCCGGCCAGGAAGCGCAGCCTGCAGCCACCCAGACCCAGTCGCCCAGCCCGACTCCCACACCCACACCGACTCCCACGCCGTCCGAAACTCCCCCGCCGGCCCCTGCTCCCCCACCGCCGCCTGCACCCATCCCTGACCTGCCCGCGGCCCCGATGAACATCCTGGTCATCGGCAGCGACACCCGCGATGTCCCGGCACGCGAGGCCGCAGCGCATACGGCAGCCACCGGTGAACCCCAGGACCAGCGGGCGGACACGCTCATGGTGGTCCACGTCCCTGCCGACCGGCGGAGCCTCTACCTCATCTCCATCAACCGCGACAACTGGGTGGACATCCCCGGGTTCGGCAGCGCCAAGATCAACGCCGCGCTGCAATACGGCGGCATTGACATGCAGACGGCAACGGTCCAGCAGCTGCTGGGAATCACCATCGACCACACCCTGATGCTCGATTTCGGCGGGTTCAAGATCCTGGTGGACGGCCTGGGCGGGATCGACGTCAATGTCCCGATTCCCTTCCAGTCCACCATCGACACCGAGCATGTCTTCAGCGCCGGCGTGAACCACCTCGATGGCCAGGCTGCGCTGGAGTTCTCCCGCGAGCGCCATGCCTTCACCGACGGCGACCTCCAGCGTGTTCGTGACCAGCAGATCATGCTCCGCGCGATCCTGGGCCGCCTCACGGCGGGCGGCGCCCTCAATGACGTGAACGCGGTGCGGTCGCTGGTTGATTTCGCTTCCTGCTGCCTCACGGTGGACAGGGGCTTCGATCCCCTTCAGGCCGCAATGCTGGCGTACAGCCTGCGGAACCTCGATGTGAACGCCATCGGCACCATGACCCTTCCCACGTTGGGCTCCGGCTTCGTGGCCGGGCAGTCCGTGCTGTTCCCGGACTACGGAGGCATCGCCGCGGTGGGCGCGGCCTTGCGGGAGGGCCGGATCGCCGACTTCGCGAAGCCCTAG
- a CDS encoding histidine phosphatase family protein: MRHGFARRGWGGFVNGGSSNDDGLTEAVQEAGAVELLLIRHGESEGNVAATEAREAGVEVIQVPARDADVDLSGTGRDQAEALGTALGRIAGEFRPDAVVSSPYARARQTAEIAVKTAGWPLEVRIDERLRDRELGILDRLTRLGVENRYPEESERREWLGKLYYRPPGGESWADVALRLRSVLAELNNLGTGHRVMLVCHDAVIMLFRYVLEGLSEKELLDLAATEAILNASITRFVRPSGVGPWTLESFNVADHLAEQGVTVTEHAGDTSVRPR, from the coding sequence ATGAGGCACGGTTTTGCACGGCGAGGATGGGGTGGTTTTGTGAACGGTGGATCTTCGAACGACGACGGCCTGACGGAGGCGGTCCAGGAGGCCGGGGCGGTGGAGCTGCTGCTGATCCGGCATGGCGAGAGCGAAGGCAACGTTGCGGCCACCGAGGCGCGCGAGGCCGGCGTGGAGGTCATCCAGGTTCCCGCCCGGGACGCGGACGTGGACCTGTCCGGAACGGGAAGGGACCAGGCCGAGGCGCTGGGCACCGCGCTGGGACGGATTGCCGGGGAGTTCCGCCCGGACGCAGTGGTTTCCTCCCCCTATGCGCGTGCCCGGCAGACGGCCGAGATTGCGGTGAAAACCGCCGGCTGGCCGTTGGAGGTGCGCATCGACGAGCGGCTCCGCGACCGCGAGCTCGGCATCCTGGACCGGCTCACCCGGCTGGGCGTCGAGAACCGCTACCCCGAGGAATCCGAGCGCCGGGAATGGCTGGGCAAGCTGTACTACCGGCCGCCGGGAGGGGAATCCTGGGCCGACGTAGCGCTGCGGCTGCGGTCGGTGCTGGCGGAACTGAACAACCTGGGCACCGGCCACCGGGTGATGCTGGTGTGCCACGACGCCGTGATCATGCTGTTCCGGTATGTCCTCGAAGGACTCAGCGAAAAGGAACTGCTGGACCTCGCCGCCACGGAAGCCATCCTTAACGCCTCGATCACCCGGTTCGTCCGGCCCTCAGGGGTGGGCCCGTGGACGTTGGAAAGCTTCAACGTGGCCGACCACCTGGCAGAGCAGGGCGTCACTGTCACCGAGCACGCCGGAGACACCAGTGTCCGGCCGCGGTAA
- a CDS encoding heavy metal translocating P-type ATPase: MQDQQHTQHSTGGHEHHSPPSGTLTQPPAHGAGHAQHGAHNDDDHTVHTHGQHAGHSTAMFKNRFWLTLALAVPVVYFSPMMGHLLGYMPPEFPGSAWIPPVLGTVIFLYGGQPFLKGGLQELKDRTPGMMLLIAMAITVAFAASWVTSLGIGGFDLDFWWELALLVAIMLLGHWIEMRALGSAQGALDALAALLPDEAERITDNGTETVPVSELSPGDLVLVRPGARMPADGSVVEGQAEFDESMITGESKTVARGAGDTVVAGTVATDSSVRVRVTAVGDQTALAGIQRLVEEAQASSSRAQALADRAAAFLFYFAAGAGVLTFIAWTLLGSVPEAVTRTVTVLVIACPHALGLAIPLVIAISTEQAARAGVLIKNRMALERMRTIDVVLFDKTGTLTTGEPELKDVAVAGGADADAVLALAAAVESDSEHPVARAIVRAAKARNLALPEATGFTSLTGRGVRASMDGRTVHVGGPALLRELGVVEPDSLAASTRTWMDRGAAVLHVVDDGGILGAVSMEDAVRPESRQAVSALQRRGIKVAMVTGDAHQVAQAVAADLDIDEVFAEVLPADKDKKVAELQSRGLKVAMVGDGVNDSPALARAEVGIAIGAGTDVAVESAGVVLAGNDPRAVLSMVDLSRASYRKMWQNLVWATGYNVLSVPLAAGVMAFAGVVLSPAAGAVLMSASTVVVALNAQLLRRLKLNPSEVR; encoded by the coding sequence ATGCAGGACCAGCAGCACACGCAGCATTCCACCGGCGGCCATGAGCACCACTCGCCGCCCAGCGGAACGCTAACGCAGCCGCCGGCGCACGGTGCCGGTCACGCCCAGCACGGCGCCCACAACGACGACGACCACACCGTCCATACCCACGGCCAGCACGCCGGACACAGCACCGCCATGTTCAAGAACAGGTTCTGGCTGACCCTGGCCCTCGCTGTTCCCGTGGTCTACTTCAGCCCCATGATGGGCCACCTCCTGGGCTACATGCCGCCGGAGTTCCCCGGCTCGGCCTGGATCCCGCCGGTCCTGGGCACCGTCATCTTCCTCTACGGCGGCCAGCCGTTCCTCAAGGGCGGCCTGCAAGAGCTGAAAGACCGCACGCCGGGAATGATGCTGCTGATCGCCATGGCCATCACCGTGGCGTTCGCTGCGTCCTGGGTCACCAGCCTGGGGATCGGCGGCTTCGACCTGGACTTCTGGTGGGAGCTGGCACTGCTGGTTGCCATCATGCTGCTGGGCCATTGGATCGAGATGCGCGCGCTCGGGTCCGCGCAGGGCGCACTCGATGCCCTGGCCGCGCTGCTGCCCGACGAGGCCGAACGCATCACGGACAACGGCACTGAAACCGTTCCCGTGTCTGAACTCAGCCCCGGGGACCTGGTCCTGGTCCGGCCCGGCGCCCGCATGCCGGCCGATGGCAGCGTGGTGGAGGGGCAGGCCGAATTCGACGAGTCCATGATCACCGGTGAATCCAAAACCGTGGCCCGCGGCGCAGGGGACACGGTGGTGGCGGGAACGGTGGCCACGGACAGCAGTGTCCGGGTCCGGGTCACGGCGGTTGGGGACCAGACCGCCCTGGCCGGGATCCAGCGCCTGGTGGAGGAAGCACAGGCCTCCTCCTCACGCGCCCAGGCCCTGGCGGACCGCGCCGCGGCGTTCCTCTTTTACTTTGCCGCCGGCGCCGGTGTCCTGACCTTCATCGCGTGGACGCTGCTGGGCAGCGTTCCGGAGGCCGTCACCCGCACCGTCACTGTGCTGGTGATCGCCTGCCCGCACGCCCTTGGGCTGGCGATCCCGCTGGTGATCGCCATTTCCACGGAACAGGCCGCCCGTGCCGGGGTGCTGATCAAGAACCGGATGGCCCTGGAGCGCATGCGCACCATCGACGTGGTCCTGTTCGACAAGACCGGCACGCTGACCACCGGCGAGCCGGAACTGAAGGATGTTGCCGTAGCTGGCGGAGCGGATGCCGACGCCGTACTCGCACTTGCTGCCGCGGTGGAGTCCGACAGCGAGCACCCTGTCGCCAGGGCCATCGTGCGGGCCGCGAAGGCACGGAACCTGGCACTGCCCGAAGCCACCGGCTTCACCTCGCTGACCGGCCGCGGCGTGCGGGCCAGCATGGACGGCCGCACGGTGCACGTGGGCGGGCCGGCGCTCCTGCGCGAGCTCGGCGTCGTCGAACCTGACTCTTTGGCCGCCAGTACGCGCACGTGGATGGACCGCGGCGCCGCCGTGCTGCACGTGGTGGACGACGGCGGCATCCTGGGTGCGGTGAGCATGGAGGATGCGGTGCGGCCGGAGTCGCGGCAGGCCGTCTCGGCCCTGCAGCGCCGCGGCATCAAGGTGGCCATGGTCACCGGGGACGCCCACCAGGTGGCGCAGGCCGTGGCCGCGGACCTGGACATCGACGAGGTGTTCGCCGAGGTCCTGCCCGCCGACAAGGACAAGAAGGTGGCCGAGCTGCAGTCCCGCGGGCTGAAGGTGGCCATGGTGGGCGACGGCGTCAACGACTCCCCGGCCCTGGCCCGGGCCGAGGTGGGCATCGCCATCGGCGCCGGAACCGACGTCGCGGTGGAATCCGCCGGCGTGGTGCTGGCCGGAAACGATCCCCGTGCCGTGCTGTCCATGGTGGACCTGTCCCGCGCCAGCTACCGGAAGATGTGGCAGAACCTGGTGTGGGCCACCGGATACAACGTCCTGTCCGTGCCGCTGGCCGCCGGTGTGATGGCCTTCGCCGGGGTGGTCCTCTCGCCTGCGGCCGGGGCTGTGCTGATGTCCGCGTCCACCGTGGTGGTGGCCCTGAACGCCCAGCTCCTCCGTCGCCTGAAACTGAACCCGTCCGAGGTACGTTGA
- a CDS encoding heavy metal-associated domain-containing protein — protein MNTGNRPQLPLASSGCSCCAPASAAQPSGTLTAPATQVSPVGVVNAHAESSTPRTYAVAGMTCGHCVRSVETAVSAVPGVTSASVDLVPGGSSPLAVIGSAPDADVRAAIESAGYALA, from the coding sequence ATGAACACCGGGAACCGTCCCCAGCTCCCCCTCGCCTCCTCCGGCTGCAGCTGCTGCGCCCCCGCCAGCGCTGCGCAGCCGTCCGGCACCCTGACTGCGCCTGCCACGCAGGTCTCCCCTGTCGGCGTCGTCAATGCCCACGCCGAATCCTCCACGCCACGGACTTACGCGGTGGCGGGCATGACCTGCGGGCACTGCGTCCGCTCCGTCGAAACCGCAGTTTCCGCCGTCCCGGGCGTCACCTCGGCCTCGGTGGACCTGGTGCCTGGCGGCAGCTCCCCGCTGGCCGTCATCGGATCGGCGCCCGACGCCGACGTGCGCGCCGCCATAGAGTCCGCCGGCTACGCCCTCGCCTGA